TTCAAAAGACAATAAACTGTTGAAGATTCATTTCCCAGGCTGGGTAGCATATACATAGAAAGCAAATGAATGTTTCGCCTGCGCTCAACATTCCTGTGTTCTACTCCACATAATACAAAACTGGAAAGAAATTAAACTACTTGACCATAACTAGTTGAGATAACGCTGGCCTCACTCCTCCATGTCCACCACTTCTGCTGCCGGCAGTGACTCTAGGGACTCCTCATAAAAGACAGTTTCAATGATATTCTGATCTATGTCCTCTGAAACAATTGTCTGAAACACCCTTCCTTTCGGATCATATAAGAGTAGGCAAATATCATCATGAGCAAACAACACTTCACCGGTCTCCAAAATACATAGTGGCTTCAAACCATGCTCATCAGGATCAAAGTTTCGGCGTAGAACCTTTTTAGGAATACGCAGCACTCTAGTCCATGATTCTCTGACCCCAAATTCATTCATAACCCAGATCCTAAGACTGGAAATATCGGTTCCGGAATATATAAACAGACGGTTCTTGGTAACGCCGATACCCACCGAGCTCGGTACATTGTCTGGTAGAGACAATGTTCGCTCGAATGTGTTCTCTTTTAAGTTAAAAGAAACGATAGTCGAACTCATGAACCCGAGTTTTATCCAGTGAATTGCTCCATTTAAGTAGCAACCCTGACCAGATACATCTACACTCTCGAGGTCCATGTAAGTCCTCCATGTGTGCGTCTTCACTGCAAAGACCTCAGTCACAGTCTTCGGTCGATCACTGTATCCATATACTACTTTGTAGTCACCAGCTGAAGGGTCATAACCGACGCCATGAAGACTTAGTAGAGGCTTGTTCTTGGGAGGTGCAGGTCTGGGAAAAACCATTGTCTCTCTAGTAGACGGATTCCATAGCACATAAATGTCGTCCTGCTCGTCTACCTCGAGAAGAACCAGACCACAGCAGGAACCCAAGATACTGATATTACTACTGTTCGGCTCAGCCACGTCTGGAGAAGAGACCTGCTTAATGGCAGCACCACCTTCCTTACTCAGGGCTTCATAATCAATGGAGAGGAGAAGCTTGGGGTTCCGGGCGCACAGGAGTCTGTGTCTGTTTAAGTTCATACTGCGAATCATGGCTTGCCATGGCTTGCTTACACACTGAAACCGCTTCAGTGCTTTCACCGGAAGCAATGATAGTATGTCTCGAACAATCTCAGGCTCGACGTATGAGTAGCCCGGGGCCTGCTTCCTTTTCAACGAGGAGGTCACCATCTTGTTCATTTCTTTTGTGTACGTCCGAATGTATTCAACAACCTACACAGATCACATCCAAATAACCAACAAATTTATTAGCAAATTACATATTAAAAAAACACATGAAAATTAGTACATAACAGCAACAATGAACAACAAATTACCAGAAACAAAAATTTCAGGATATTAAAACAAAGTAGTTGAccaaattatatacatataacgTATATATGTCTTGTCAATTCAAAAAACGTATTTATGTCTTGTATACTGCTTGATTGAAGTTCTACTGTCAAAGAGAAGACAGAGTACGTATAATATGCATGTCTGCTTATAATTGTATCAACAAAATTGAACGTAACAAAACAAGTCCTCGTGGAAAGTCATTGCTCATTTTCAAAtcaaccgcagagaaccaaaAAGATTTCACGGGCACAACAGTTGGTTATGAGACAAATTTAGAATGATATTTGAAGCTAGTAGGTTCCCTTTCATTATGCAAAGAGAGCGAGTAGCTGAGACTGTGACCCCCCAGACACAATTCATTATGTGCACATCCCCTAGAGTACTCTTTAATTTGTCTCCTTTTGACTATATATGGATGCAATAGTTTACAGACTACATAGCTTCTCAATTAGACTTGATACGTACAACAAAATGTTAGGGGCCAACTTTCAATAGATTCccgattaaaaatatatatttccgAAGATTTATCCAAAAAATATAACATTCAGGCTTAGTGAATTTCttgtattaaaaaattaaaaattaactcCAAACCACTTTGTAAATAGAAATGACAAACATGTCCCTACTAAGACAATTTGAAGAGGAAAACAGGGACAATTTTTTGGCATTTTCGTAATAAAACTTAAATTAGAGTGTGTGGATTGTAATTTAATGTATGCAAATTtcacttttatattttttccaaGACAATTGAACAGAACTCCAAAATATCTCTCAACAACCTTGGGCAATGTCTAGTTTGCTACTAATatcatttatttatcacattttTTATGATAGGACAAAAAGGTGCATAGGGAAGTATTAGCAAACTGTTTGTTGgacaatttataaaattaactGGGTTCAGTAAAATGCTTATTAGGATTCATAAAAATTTGTTGAAATTTATTGAATGTTTGCAAAGAATGAGAAACTATTACGAAAAAGGAAGAATTTGAGAAGTTTAAAGAGAAGCTATCATTACAGGATAGGACTTGTACCGATGTATTAAATCCTTGTTGTCCAGGAGCCAAATATTGAATAACCTCTAGCAAAGAAAATACTGGACTGCGCAGAATACCTCACGTTAACAATTTgacaagaaaagaacaaatgTTGAAAGATCTAGCTTGGAGTAGTTCTCTAATTCAATCAACGACAATACCGGACTTAGAGAGACAGGGATTTCTGAACTAGTAAGAGGGGCATATGACAATTCTAGGGAAGTGATTTAAACAAAAGTTGTTGGAGATGTTTCTAAGGCTTACTGCCAAAGCTCTTCAAGAGTTTTGGATTTAAGAATGTACAAGCTAGTGATTACTTATTTATATTGTTTAAGGGATCCTCGTATATGGAAATTAGCAACGTAATGCATGCATGTCCAAGTTAATTCGTCTGGATTTGAAATTAATTTGTTATAGATTTTCTGTCAAATATGCGGTTGgaaaaaaatctaataaataCCATAGAAAACGCTTCGACGTTATAAACATACttcaaataattataaatacatattatattaccaaaaaatccaccaaattACCATAAGTATGTGGATATATTACCTACATTGAACTTTCGAACGTAAAACCGAATAGCGAATCCAAATCAACAAATTCTAGCCATCAAAACATAGAGGTTTAAAgatgatatatttttttagcTCTCTAATTGTCATCATATCAAGTAAGTTAAGCCCTCTTAGAGCATCTTGATGGTATTTGTCAATTCCACATATGTCTCCTAGTCGAATTAGGAAACTTGGTTTGGTAAGGTTGTTTACTGCATATATTTGAGTTTCAGCATTGATATCTCTTAATCAGTTTGTGCTGTTTTTGGAATCATTCTAGTATGACTTTTTATcatgccatatatatatatatatatatatatatatatcagagaTACTGGATTGTCCGATCCATGTTTTATGGCTTTGAATGAGATCTAAACTGAAATGGTTTTTCTGACTATATATACAGCATTGCTGTAACTGATGCAAGGTGAGAATTGAGAATATATTCTTGGTATACAGGTCTGATAGTGCAAGATGTCTGCATCCATGTCAACTGAATACTATTATGAGAATCAAGTTAGTCTTGTTGGCTTATAAAGATGTATGCATCCATAGTGCAAGATGTCTGCATCCATAGTGCAGGACGTCTGCATCCATCTTAGATTGAGAATAACCTATGTATTTATCTCATTGAGATCAACTGGTTTATGTAGGTGCATTTGGTACTTTCTACAGCAAGGAGTTGCTGACCTTGGAATGAGATTTAGAATATAATTTTGTGAATCAAGTTAGTCTTGTTGGTTTATAAAGAGATCTCTTGGGAGACTCTACTTGAGGAAGATTATTGTAAACCTCATTCTTAGTGAAAGTTTTGTGTGGACTACGTTAAAGTCCCACAGTGGTTTTTTACCAAGAGTTTTGGTTTCCACTGTAGTGAACAAATATTGTCTGTGTGTGATTGTTTCTGTGTGATTGCCTACTATTCTTACTCTCCTATACTTTTATTTGGTACCAGAGCAGGTCGCTAAACGTAACTAGAGATATCAGGGAGATGGAGAGAATTTCTATCAACACTCCTCCACCATTCGATGAAACTGGTTATGAGGATTGGAAATTGATGATGCAAGCGTTTATTAGTGCACAGGATAACAAGTCCTGGCGATGTATCGTAGTAGGCTGGTATCCACCGTTAGAGGAAGATGCAAAGGCTAAAGCTGAAGCAGATTCTTCTGATGGTAGTGACTCTAAatcaaaagagaaacaaaGCCTCAAAGACTTCTCCAAATGGACTCCGGAGGAAATTGCATACAGCGAGGCTGAAAACAAAGCTAAGAATGCTCTATATCATGCACTGTCCAGAGATGAACGTCAACAAATCAAGCATTATACAAATTCAAAAGAGGTGTGGGATGCGTTGCAGACAAATTATGAAGGTAATAAGAAGgttaaaaaacataaaattgcAATTATTACTAAAGGAATTTGAAAATTTACAGATGAGAGACGATGAAACGATCGATCAATACCACAAAAGGGTGATCACCATTACTGGAGCCATTCGTTCATTAAGCGTTTGAAAAACTATTCCCGAGGATGAAATTGTTCTGAAGGTTCTAAGGTCACTTCCTTCGAGGTTTGAGATGAAAGCCATCACAATCTCATATGCGTATGATCTTGTTGAGTATACTCTGGTGAAGTTGATTGGAAACCTTAGAATCTATGAAGCTGACCTAATGGCAAAAGATCAGAAGAAGGTAAAGACGGTTGCTTTCAAAGTTACAAAAAAGGTAGAGCCTTCTAAAACTGAAGATCTCACAACAGCTGAGTTTGCTTTGATGACtaaagaatttaaaatttttttaaataggaaaaagagttatagaaataaaaacaaatggtCTGACAATAAACTTGATAAGACTAATGGTGCTTCCTCCTCActaaagaaaaatcatattaAAACACAATGTTTTGAATGTGGTGGAATAGGCCATATTGCTATTAACTGTGGAAACAGGAAGCAAAAGGATGAAGAGAAGAAAGCTTTTAAATCGTCATGGAccgatgatgatgaggaagaacaTAATGTAGCTTTCATTGGCTCTGTCAGGTATGGTGATAGCACCAGTGATGAATTATCTGATGATGAAGACGAAGAAGTGGTAAACAGGTATACTAAGTTATATAATGCCTCAGTATTTATGGTTAATAAAGCAAATGCTCTTGAAGAACAGGTTGAACAGCTGAAAGTTGAGCGTACGGATATCGAGAAGCAATTCAAAGCATCGCAGAAACTGTGGATACAAGAAAAGGAGGAAATGACGAAAGAGGCAAATAAACTTAAAAGAAGTCATTCCTTAAATGATTggtcaaaagaaaaaagagttaTGGAATTAGAGATGGAATCTCTCAGACAACAGGTAAACTTactaaatgaaaacatatttgATCTAAAAAATGAAGTGTCTACTTTACAGGAAAAGCTATCTAGCAGTGAAGATAAACTGAAGAAGTTTCAAATCAGCTCAGACACGGTATCAAAAATGATCAGAAATGTAAGACCGTTTGGCAGCACAGAAGGACTTGGATATTCCAAGTTGAAAGACACTTTTGTAAGAGAAAACAAGTATGTTGAGGATATTGCCTCTCAAAGCGAGTATACCAGTAAGGTTAATTTTGCAACCTCTTCAGGTATGAAGGAAAATAATGACAAGTATGGCTCTAAATTTATACCTACCTGTCACTTCTGTGGTCAGACTGGACATTATAAATCTAAATGTAGCAAGTTGAGAAGGAATCATTCTGAAGATAGATTCACTTTACTTGAGGCAACTTTAAATGAGCACATGAAAATGATACAGGAACTAACCAACTTGGTTAAAGAAACTAAATGTTCTAAAAAGAATCAGAATAAGGTGAGCTATTATGATGCTTCTTGCTTATCTGCTTGTCTGAATATTTCTGATAATGATGAAGAACTTGATTTGCTTCCCTCTATTGCTATTTGTAATGTTGTACTTACTGCACTTGCCGATAGAAAAGAGGATATGTGGTATGTAGACAGTGGTTGCTCGAGACATATCACAGGTAACAAGAACTGGTTTTCTAAGTTTGATGACCAATTCACAACAGGGAAGGTCACTTGTGGTGATGGAAGAAAAGCCAAGGTTCTTGGTCAAGGTACTGTTACTGCTTCTAATATTCCAACTCTCACTAATGTTTATTATGTAGAGGGTCTAACAACAAATTTGATTAGTGTCAGTCTGCAGATGTTTGGTTCAACAGAAAACAGTGTGTTGTTCTAGATAGTTGAAAAATGTGTGTCATGAAGGAATTAAGGGAACAAGATAATTGTTATCATGTCTATGCTAATCATGAGGTTACACAAACCAACTTTTTTACAGGTTCTACAAATGAAAAGGAGTTGAACTTATGGCATATAAGGCTTGGACAGGTGAATTTCCAGGATTTGGTGAGTATTTCAAACAAAGAGTGCATCAGAGGCATTCCTAAACTCAAAGGAACTACTACTTTAATGTGCAAAGGATGCAAACTAGGTAAACTAATAAAAACTCCTCACAAAGTGATCACACTCAGCTATCACCACTAAGGTACTCGAATTTCTTCACATGGACCTTATTGGACCAGCTCAGCCCGAGAGCAATGGAGGTAAAAGCTATATATTAGTAGTAGTAGATGATTTTTCTAGATGTACCTGGGTCAATTTTCTTAAAGATAAAACTGAAACTTTTGATGTGTTTCAAACATTAAGCAAGATAGTGACAAATGAGAAAAGCAAAGATAATTTGAAAATCATTAGAATCAGGACTGATAATGGTACAGAATTCAACAATTCTATGTTTGACATGTTTTGTTCTGAACAAGGAATTTTCCATGAGTACTCAACACCTATCACACCACAACAGAACGGTGtagtagaaagaaaaaatagattTCTGCTTGAAATGGCCAGGGTCATGTTACATTATGCCGGCATAAAGACCACTTTTTGGGCTGAGGCGGTAAGTACTGCTTGTCATACCATAAATCGAGTCATCTTGTGAACAGGTACTGATAAAACACCTTATGAGTTGTGGAAAGGCAAACAGCCTAATATAAAGTATTTTCATGTTTTCGGTAGTCCTTGTTTTATTTACAAAGATCGTGACTACTTATCTAAATTTGAAACTCGAAGTGTGCCTGGTGTTTTCTTGGGTTATTCAGTGAATAGTCGATCTTATAAGGTGTTTAACAAGGAAACTAAATCAGTTGTTGAAACTATTAATGTGACTATAAATGACAACTACATTAGACATGTTGCTGAAGATATGGATTTATTTCCACTTATTTTGAAGGATGCTAACACTGATGTGCAGGATATAAATCAACATCCAAAtgataaagaaatatatggtGCACAGGAAGTCATAAGACCTGGATATCGTCAGGTACGCAAGGACCATTCTGTTATATATATCATAGGATCCTTAAAAGACCCTATTTAGACAAGGAGAAAATCTGGAGACGTGGTAAGAGATATTGCTAGGTCAAATGTAAGTGAAAATAACACTCTTTTGTGTTTTTTAGAAACAAATAGACATGATATTGTTGTTATTCAACACTATGGTTTTGTTTCTCTAATTGAACCAAAAATGTGAAGGAAGCTCTTGCAGATGAGGAATGGATTAGTGCCATGCATGATGAAGTTGGACAATTTGAACGAAATGAGGTGTGGGAGTTGACTTCACGACCAAGCAATGCTAATATCATTGGGACAAAGTGGATTTTTCGAAATAAAACAGATGAGAAAGGTGTAGTGACAAGAAACAAGGCACGGCTGGTGGCACAGGGTTATGCTCAAGTAGAAGGACTTGACTATGATGAAACTTTTGCTCCAGTTGCTCGTTTAGAGTCAATACGATTACTACTATCAATTGCTTGTCACTTACAGTTTAAGCTTTTTCAGATGAATGTTAAAACGGCATTTCCAATGGATATCTCAAAGAAGAGGTGTATGTGTCACAGCCACAAGGATTCACTGATCCTTTTAAACCTGACCATGTTTACAGGTTAAAAAAGGCTCTCTATGGCTTGAAACAAGCACTAAGAGCCTGGTATGAACGATTGTCTACTCACCTGTTAAATTGTGGTTATGTCCGAGGTAACATTGATAAAACCATATTTGTTAAACAGATTGATTCACAGCTAATAATAGCTCAAgtgtatgtagatgacattGTTTTTGGAGGCACCTCCGATAGGCTGGTAAAAgaatttcaaaatattatgGCTAAAGAGTTTGAAATGTCGATGTGTGGAGAACTAAGCTATTTTCTTGGTCTACAAGTGGTTCAAACAAATACAAGAATGTTTCTTTCACAATCAAATTATGCAACTTCTCTTGTCAAAAAAATTGGTCTTGACTCTAAGAAACATGTTGCTAATCCAATGAGCACTACCACTAAACTTCATGAAGATAAAGATGGTAAGAGTGTTGAgcagactttatatagaagcATGATAGGGAGCCTATTTTATCTAACTGCAAGTAAACCTGATATCACTTACAGTGTTGGTGTATGTGCTAGGTTTCAGGCCAATCCGAAGGAATCTCATATGGATGCAGTCAAAAGAATTATTCGTTATGTGTCTGGAAAAATAAATTGTGGTGTTCATTATACCTCTGAAGCTAATGTTGAAGTTGCAGGGTTCTCAGATGCTGATTGGGGAGGTAATCCTCAAGATGGAAAGAGCACATCTGGAGGTTGTTTTACATTGGAAACAACTTGGTTTTGTGGCACAGCAAAAAACAGAATTGCATTTTCTTGTCCACAGCCGAGGCTGAATACGTAGCAGCTGGTAGTTGTTGCACACAACTACTGTGGATGCAACACATGCTGCATGATTACGGGTTTGAACAAAAAATTCTTACTCTCTTTTCTGATAACACTAGCGCCATTAACATTTCTAAAAATCATGTTCAGCACTCACCCACAAAGCATATTGATTTACGTTATCATTGTATTCGTGACTTGGTTGAAAAAAACATGTTAGAACTCAGCTTTGTTCCCTCTGAGCGTCAACTTGCAAATATTTTCACTAAACCTTTAGACACTGAACGGTTCGTGAGTCTGCGAAATGATTTAGGGATATGCTCCAGGTCATGAAGGTTTAAAGAGGCTGGAATTAAGTAAGGGGTTCTCTCAAAATTATGAACTTAGCTTGCTCTCACTGAACAAAATTCATGTTTTTGGGTGTTCTTCATGCTTACTGTTTCTTCAGGCCATATTCTGGACATACTGCTTTGTAAGATGCTATTTTTTATGTCAATGCAATTTCTCACTCTACACACGAGTACTGCTTTGTGGTGGTAAAATCATATTTTCCTAATAAGCTTGTGCATTTGGAGTGAGTTGAAGATTTACTTTCTGTTATTTTGCTCCtcaaaaaaattaatgatTTTAGTATGAGGATTGGCCAGACTATTCCAAAAGTAACCACTGCTTTGGTTATGACCTAATCGAGATGGTGGGATAGAAACAAGAATGGCTTGGTCCCAATGGAGGTTGCAATAATGGAAGCTAGCTTGAGTGTGTGACCATGGGGGTATTCTTTTCTGCCTAATATCCTAATATCAACTGATATGGGAGTTATTGTCATTGAACACTCGCTACATAAGCTGTTGCTCCTATGTTCtgtacaaagaaaaagaaaaaatattacaaaggtcaaaatttaatcttGGGAGTAACAAGGGGGGAGAGTTGTGTTTCAAAAGACAACGATTACAGGCGTTATGGGGGAGAGTTGTGATTTACATATGGATGCCAGCTTATTTGCTTCAATGTTTAAACCCCATATGCGGtatttcaaaaatttctcCACAGATTTTGCATTGATCGATGAAGGATTTAGTCTTCTTGCAGGAGTTAATAGAATCTTAAATGGTTTTGAAGATTTAGTGGTTTGATTTGCATCTAAGTATACAGGAATGTTCAGTGTGATTTGCAATTAGCTTTGCAGATTTTGTTTGCTTCCGCTCTTATCTggttcatttcttttttcttccatGTTATGGTTTTTGTCCCAAAAAAAAGCTAAGTTCGCTTTAAGGCTCAAATGATACGAATCGTTTTTGCTTGATCTTCGTGTTAGTTTTTGCATGTGTAATAAATTCTCTTATTTCTAGGCGTCTTTTCGTTTCCTCGTTTTACTACTGGATCTTTTTGTgttcttctttctttattcTGTGTTTCTCTTAAATGCTAGGGTTTCTCTCAAACTCTATTTAAACACTCGTTGTGTGTGCAGTCGTTTCATCTTTTATGTTCTTTCCCTTGTGTACTTGTTCGTTTTAACTGTTTGTTCAAGTGTACAGACAAATGGCTCGCTCTAAGCAGACTACTCGCATGGGAGTCACTCACCGTTTTCCTAGGAGCACTAGTGCACCGTTTCCTCCACCACCGCCTCCTCCTGACCCTTTGCCACCCTATCCTAAGCCTGTGCTCCCTGCTGATGTGCATGCTGACCCTCTGGCTGCCGCTATTCAACGTGCTCAATAATCTCAGATCATTCAAACTGACAGGATAATTTGCATGCTTGCTGTGATGGAGAGACAGTGTGCTCGTGATATGGAAAGGATAGAACGAACCATGCATATTATGATGGAGACTATCTTGGCTCAGGGTGATCAAGCACCTCCTCCTGGTATCTCTCCTGATGCTAGCCCTCCTCACTCGTCTGACTCCATGGCTTATCACAGTTCTTCATCCGATGGTCATTCTGGTGACTCTGGTCCGAGTAAACCACGTGGAAATCGAGCAGACCTCTTCAACACGTTTGAGAAAAACATGCGCAGGATTATGATAGGACAAAAAGGTGCATAGGGAAGTATTAGCAAACTGTTTGTTGgacaatttataaaattaactGGGTTGAGTAAAATGCTTATTAGGATTCATAaaatttttttgaaatttattGAATGTTTGCAAAGAATGAGAAACTATTACGAAAAAGGAAGAATTTGAGAAGTTTAAAGAGAAGCTATCATTACAGGATAAGACTTGTACCGATGTATTAAATCCTCATTGTCCAGGAGCCAAATATTGAATAACCTCTAGCAAAGAAAATACTGGACTGCGCAGAATACCTCACGTTAACAATTTgacaagaaaagaacaaatgTTGAAAGATCTAGCTTGGAGTAGTTCTCTAATTCAATCAACGACAATACCAGACTTAGAGAGGCAGGGATTTCTGAACTAGTAAGAGGGCCATATGACAATTCTAGGGAAGTGATTTAAACAAAAGTTGTTGGAGATGTTTCTAAGGCTTATGCTAAAGCTCTTCAAGAGTTTTGGATTTAAGAATGTACAAGCTAGTCATTACTTATTTATATTGTTTAAGGGATACTCGTATATGGAAATTAGCAACGTAATGCATGCATGTCCAAGTCAATTCGTCTGGATTTGAAATTAATTTGTTATAGATTTCTGTCAAATATGCGGTTGATaaaaaatctaataaataCCAAAGAAAACGCTTTGACGTTATAAACATACttcaaataattataaatacatattatattaccaaaaaatccaccaaattACCATAAGTATGTGGATATATTACCTACATTGAACTTTCGAACGTAAAACCGAATAGCGAATCCAAATCAACAAATTCTAGCCATCAAAACAGAGTTTTAAAGATGATATATTTATTTAGCTCTCTAATTGTCATCATATCAAGTAAGTTAAGCCCTCTTAGAGCATCTTGATGGTATTTGTCAATTCCACATATGTCTCCTAGTCGAATTAGGAAACTTGGTTTGGTAAGGTTGTTTACTGCATATATTTGAGTTTCAGCATTGATATCTCTTAATCAGTTTGTGCTATTTTTGGAATCATTCTAGTATGACTTTTTATcatgccatatatatatatatatatatatatcagagaTACTGGATTGTCCGATCCATGTTTTATGGCTTTGAATGAGATCTAAACTGAAATGGTTTTTCTGACTATATATACAGCATTGCTGTAACTGATGCAAGGTGAGAATTGAGAATATATTCTTGGTATACAGGTCTGATAGTGCAAGATGTCTGCATCCATGTCAACTGAATACTATTATGAGAATTAGTATAATTCTTCTCTTCAATCTTAGATTGAGAATAACCTGTGTATTTATCTCATTGAGATCAACTGGTTTATGCAGGTGCATTTGGCACTTTCTACAGAAAGGAGTTGCTGACCTTGGAATGAGATTTAGAATATAATTCTGTGAATCAAGTTAGTCTTGTTGGCTTATAAAGAGATCTCTTGGGAGACTCTATTTGAGGAAGATTATTGTAAACCTCATTCTTAGTGAAAGTTTTGTGTGGACTACGTTAAAGTCCCGCAGTGGTTGTTTACCAAGAGTTTTGGTTTCTACTGTAGTGAACAAATATTGTCTGTgtgtgattgtttatgtgtgatTGCCTACTATTCTTACTCTTCTATACTTTTACATCTCCAGCCAAATAGTTATCTAGAACAAATAAGCAGAAACAATAACATTTGACTTAAAAGTCCCAGTTCCAACCGAATATGTATACCCACATGGAATTTGGCTAAACCCATCTCTAGTCAAATTTGACTCAAGAGAGTGAATTagtcaaaaaaaatttatccGTATTTCGCTTGATCTCTCTCCTCTCAACGCTCACAGAGTCTTGCTTCCCACTAGAtgcatcgaaaaaaaaaacccagaatTCACATAAAATCTTCAACCAAAGACccatttttctttcattatcaaatacatggatcttcaATTCTCTAATTCGTCCTTAGAGCCAGCGAATGAAGAATTTTGGAATCTTGTAAATTCATCATCTGATAAGAAATTGTTCAATATGCAACTAATCGCTCTACAAGAATAGAAGGGAAGAAGAAGGCGTTGAGGCTCTATTCCGGGTCAGATATATAAGGATAGGGAAAGAGGTAAGTACCACCATACCATGTATAATGATTATTTTGCTGAAAATCCGCTTCATGGAAAAGAAATATTTCGGAGAAATTTTTTAGATGCACAAGCCTTTTTTTCTTCGAATTGTAGATGGGATGACATTGCATGACTCTTATTTTGTCTAAAAAGAGACCAGGTTGGCTGTCTTGGGTTCTCATCACTTCAAAAATGTACTGCTACGTTGTGGATGCTTGACAAAGGAACTGCCGTAAATGATAATGATGATTACCTGAGACTAGGTGAAAGCACTGCAATTGACTGTTTAAGAAGGTTTGTGCAAGCAATTATTGATGTATTTGGTGCTGAATACTTGAGAAATCCCAATTTGCAAGATATTTCTAGATTGTTAG
This is a stretch of genomic DNA from Argentina anserina chromosome 4, drPotAnse1.1, whole genome shotgun sequence. It encodes these proteins:
- the LOC126792200 gene encoding F-box/kelch-repeat protein At3g23880-like, which translates into the protein MVTSSLKRKQAPGYSYVEPEIVRDILSLLPVKALKRFQCVSKPWQAMIRSMNLNRHRLLCARNPKLLLSIDYEALSKEGGAAIKQVSSPDVAEPNSSNISILGSCCGLVLLEVDEQDDIYVLWNPSTRETMVFPRPAPPKNKPLLSLHGVGYDPSAGDYKVVYGYSDRPKTVTEVFAVKTHTWRTYMDLESVDVSGQGCYLNGAIHWIKLGFMSSTIVSFNLKENTFERTLSLPDNVPSSVGIGVTKNRLFIYSGTDISSLRIWVMNEFGVRESWTRVLRIPKKVLRRNFDPDEHGLKPLCILETGEVLFAHDDICLLLYDPKGRVFQTIVSEDIDQNIIETVFYEESLESLPAAEVVDMEE